TTGGTTCTATGATTTTTTCTCCTTACTCAAATATATTCCTAGCTTATTTCTTACATCAATCAAGTTGACataattaaatgtttaaaatccAGATGATAGGATACTTCTTTCTTGCATCACAGACaatcatatttatataattttgcCAATATTACAAAAAGCTAATCTTATATGGTCATGGTAAAGGTTACAAAAGTGACCAAAAAAAAGATGAATTGCCTGATGGAATAGAACTTTAACAGCATGCTGCCTTTCCCATGCCAAAATGACATAACTGTTATCGCAAAGTTTCTCACTGAGATATTAATCTCATGCCAAAATGATATTGCCCAAATTACCAAAGAAAGTTTACAGTTTTTTGTGATTTTATGAATCTTTGCAAACAAATCTAGGCCATAGCCAAACATAGTCCTCTAAGAGTTGTTTATTTATTCTCAAGAGACTTTTCTTAAgctgaaaaaaaatcaagataATATTAGAGTAGAGGGTTACCCAACTGCAGTGGAATGGTGACAGACAAGGTCCACATTTCCCACAATTTGAACTGAATTTCTCCAGCACCATCCAGaaatattaaaaggaaaaaaaattactaaaGCTTCTTCCCCTACCCCAACAACCATTTAGAAAACCATGGAACAGCCTTGCCATAAGACGGaccattaatttatttttaattaatgatTAAAATCAAAGACGTAAATGTGTACATGCAATTGCAACAGGTAGGCCGTTAATTCAGTCAACACATGCTAAAAGGACCAAAATCCTCAAACATCACAATCACAAATTTAAACCTGTGttatttttgtgatatttgaataattgacTTCATGATTGCTAACAAGTTTGCTTTATAACTTAAATACTTAATTATTACCACTGTACACTTTTGGTAAATTTAGAATATTAATTATCTGTCAAAAATACTTCCAAACTGTAAAAGAAGTCTTAGAAAGGGTTGCCGGTGTAATGTAAGAGCATGGACGAATTCTGTTGGAATTATTTTTATAGATATATCAACATCACTTAACGAAGCCAGACATCACACACGCTAACGAGCCTGGAATTAAATACTTCTCTTTTCACACCTTGGATTTACAGATGGAAAATAAACTGGACAATTTTTGTGAACTTTTTCATCACTTAAACTGACCTTATTATTTACCCAGGTGCTTCTATAATGTGATAGACTGTTTAAAACTTGGCCACAAAGTTACCTTATGCTTTAAAATTACCAaacattttttctgttttcaatAGCACATTCTTCAAGGTTGATGTCTATCAAATTCTATTCAGAAAGTAAGAAGAAAATAGACATTAGGGAAATAAAtatgtcaacaacaacaacagcaaaatacaacaacaaaaatcccATTAGTAGGCCTGAAAAATGGTGACTAACTTTTGTTAACAGGTGACCAATTCCTGGTCCATCTAGCATAAATAGTAATTCTGCTTGCCATTTAGTTTGTTTGCTGATTTTGTCCAATAAATTAATGCAGGTATTATATCGGATAAGAATCACTTGTGTAGTGATGAGCAAAATGGAGGATTTTACTACCACTTTTAAATAGTTAAAAAGATGTACCACAGTAACAAATATCCACTGCGAAGGACAAGGACATACATATCGTTGTGCCATTCAAGCAAGGTGCTCAGATAATCCTTCCACCGCAGCTACCCATACATCATACAGGGTTACAACCATGGAGGTGTACATATCTCTTACGACGATCAGACAAATCTCTCCATTCTTTCCTCCGGTAGGCCACGGTAGGCGGCCTAAACTGACCACTTTTGTCCCCGTCGCAATTCCACAGAATGTGAATTTTCTTCATCTTGATCCAAAATGACGAAAGATTCAACTGAAAGCTATTAAATGCACTTTTTGCAGCCTTCGTCAGATTCCTCTCCCCACACCCCCGACGGGGTGGGGGCTTGGGCTAGAGGCCGTAAATTTCTTTAAGTAGAGGCGGCGGCCCTGGATATTGGGGATCGTCCATGAGCATAAACTTTTGTACTTGTTGTATGTGCTCTAGCACCAGTTGTCTGAGGTCCACTAACAAGTGCAGAAGTCGAGGCAAGAGAATCCTATGGTTAGCGTGAGTCTGTCGAAGCTCCTGTTCCAAAGCCTCTAAGATAACTTCTTGAAACTTTTCCACTTTGCCTCTCTCTGCTAGATCGTCTCTGTCTGTAACCAAAATCAGATCGAGAGGAATCTTAGGTAAGTGACATGaacacattttaatatttatcatattatatttaatacatataCCGGTGAcggtggccgagtggataaaggcggtggcatttgaagcaatgaggctcagcaatcgggaggttcaaGGTTCGATCCCCGGCCAGGTCATAGTATGGTGGGTGTtccatccaagagcaatctatgttTCTTCCCATCTGTTGaattaaattgttgaattggaagccacctaaCGTGAAAATTGTAATCCATAATCCATAAGCCATTGCAGCCTTCTCCCTCATTCGTGGTCGCTAAGTGTatgtcgtaaaaataactgcctgattattattattatatttgttcttgtcatttaacaaatatttctcTCATACCTAAATGGAGAATGGGGATGGGAAAAGGAAGATGGGGTGGGCAAAGGGGATGGagtgggtgggatggggtggggtgtggtgtGGTGAAGGCCTGCATAATGATTTTCCAGAAGTGACCTCATGGAAATGGTGTGAGTAGAAATATGACCTTTCCTTTCTTCAAGGGATTGTAACAGAATCCAACAACTTTTTAGACTGATTTTTGGGTGACTTCTGATTAGAACTTTATACTCTAATCTAAAAAACTACAATCAAAGTTCAAACAAAGAATCTTGTAGGTACATGAGCTATTGGGACCACCAGTATGTAGTTTTATTTacctttaatttaattaatctCCACATacattaataaacaaacatgtttaTCTTAATCTTACAATCAGGTATAACACCAGCAGTCAACGACTCTAGTCCGTTACAAAGTTCAAACATATTCTACTTCTTTCAACTAATATCTCAAACTGTGTTAGGCGACGTGACATGTTCATGTAGACGTGATCTAGTCGGCTCACATAATAAACTCTACATTCAGAATTTCAAGTTTTAGTATGTATTCAACAACGAAAAACATTCACAAACTAACAATCTAACTTGCAATGACTGCCTAATCATCTCAGTGCCCAAAGGTTTCCTGCAAAAGACATTATCATTACCACGACTCCGCAAAAggcaaatttaaaagaaaattgaaggCACAACTGACAGGTGGATACAGTTTTAGTTTGAAAACACAGCAAACGTGCCATTTGTTCTGAACACATATATATCAGAGAAATGCAATTAACCTTCAGGATGggaaatttattttaccaatccccctcccccttctcccccccccgcAATAAATTAGACTAACAGAGTACTAGAAGTGAGAGTAGGCATAAAACTAGTAGCCAAAGACAATGGTTCGGTTTGTTTCCCCTTTACATAACTGTTGTGAATAATGGCTGTAATGATGAAAGCCATCATACAATGCATAGATCTGTGTACATCTGTGCAGCTTCTTCCAGGTTTCAGGCAGcacaaaatattgatcaaacaATCAATCACTTTAAGTGTAATCTCACATCAAATTCAATACTCTCAGAAGTCAAAATTTCTTTGGGGAGTATCTAGTCCTGTTTGTATGCATTGTATTTTACTAATGCTTATTTGATGACATTTATATTAATAGATGTGCTTATCACAAACTTAGCAAATAGAGGAATCCATAAAAAAAAGCTTTGCAGAAGATGGCTCAGATGGGAGTTATTCCTATTCAAAGGTTTCCTTGTTTGATCACTCAAGTGATGCTGCATATCAAGTCTTTTATGAGATATAATTGCACTACTGtgttatactgtacattgtcATTTCAAGTAATAAGATATATCACTCTTTGAAAAGAATGCACTGTACATGATCACATGGCAACTGGGATTATGGCTGTCGCATTTTACACTCTGTCTAAAACACAGTGAATTTTTCAAATGTTGTACTTTATATGATGGAGGGAAAACAGACATCAAATATAGCTCTCTGATATATTTTACCACTCTCTTGCATCTATCCGATTATTGagaaagtccccccccccccccgatgatCACATTACTGGCAAATCACTTCAGAGTATTTAAAATGTTGTTTGTAGTCATGTCATGGTAATAATAAGCTGAAATGGGACACAAGTATTGGAACTGAGTTTACAAAGTGATTTAGATAATAGTGtgcatagttaagtgtataagTGATGTGCTGAAATAATATATCCCATAACTGGCCCAAACTGTGAAATGCCCATGCCCACAAGAAAGTTGCCTAGTGATGGCACATTAATTGAAAGGTGCGATCCCACTAAAGCAGTGCCTCTCAAGGTTACAGATCCAGTCTGCTTTCCTTGtgtaaagacaaatatacaTGTCAACCTAGGGCAGAAATCCCCCTTCCTCCTACCCGTAAGAGTCCAAGGTGAGTGAACCATAGGTGACAGCAGACTGAAACATAAAGGATCGGGCTTGAGATAGGGGGGCCATTGATTCATTGATTAGATATTGATTAGTTATTGTGTAATTACAATACAATAGAGTCCAAAACAATAAAGTTATAAAGAAACGGTGCGGTTACAAGATTAATTTAGTGTGAGatcttgtgaaaggaagcaccCTTAAAAAAAGAACCCAAGGGGTAATTTCTAGTagagttcccccccccccaaaatttttttttttaaagtaggaACAGAAGAGTTAAAAGGTAATCACGTTAGCAAAGATATGTCAGTATTAATTAATTGGCaattaacatatttcatttccttatggtaagaaagaaaaaacttttaACCCTCATTGCTTATACTGACAATAGCGCactaacaagaaaaaaaaacacctttacCCTGAATAATTAGATCGACTTACCAGGAGCAGCCAAAGCTAGGACCGAGAAGAGAGCCAATTCTCTTTCGTTGATGTTTAACTTCTTAATTTTTTCAAAGAATTTGACCTTATCCTTCAGGTAGACGAGGTCTAAATCTTGCATGATCTGTTTCTTAATATAAACGCCCTCTAGTGGGAACCACATGGCATCTGCGATGTACCTCGACGAAGTAGCGATCATGGCGATCTCGAAAGCAGCATCTCGAAGCAGACAAACCTTCCAAagacaaaaattgaaaatgtgatcacaataaatttctttcattttcttcccCCCTTCAACTTCCTCACCCTGACCTAAACAAATCACTTAACTGACAGAAGTACATTACTTACCACTATTGTTGAATACATATTCATTTCTGAGGAAAAGGATGCACTTTCAATCAAAGGAAAAACTGCATGTCCCAGTTGCAAGAAGCTTGCAAAGCTTGAGTCTGTTTTGgtgaaattaatatttaaggGGCATATAATGATGGGGAAAGcatttaaaggattggttcagttgtcattcatgtttatgttatatgaaagaggacaataaaagaaacacaatggtgaaaaaaactgttcaaatatctttttcggttaaagaaatattcaagtgtaaagttttatcagattgtgtagaaactgctgaaatctgactagctgtgatgtcacatcctcacattcctgaaaagtctttgtttttttctctaaatattttgtgagatttcatgactttcaaccaaaagatatgtcaggagatctcatatttgtcaaaggaagtatttgagattaaacatctgaagaattttttattacattattttcaaatgtgttaaaagtATGAACTATCTGGCTAAGTAAAGCCAAATGAATGACAACAGGGGACAATTATCTGAATCTGTCTTCCAGTTTGGTTCTGATACCACAAAAATCATTCATTCATGTAAAGGATGATCATATTCTTTCACTGCATCTGAACTTTGACCATGCCTCAAATTCAGGAGACTGACAGCTAAATGCCAATATTCTTAACATGTAAGGATTCAAGGCAATATAAACAACAACAGTTTGACAAGGAAAACATCAAGCCTTTGGAAAACTTTGATGACATGTTGACATCACACACCATCTACTATCgtttatctcaaatggtctgaGAGGTTCTACCTGGCACTACCCAGGCTATCTTCCAAACAGATTTACAAACAAGATACTGACATAGGGAGTGACCATACTGTGGAATATTCTACAACACTGTATATCAATTTCAAAGGTTATAAATTTTTTGTTTACGTGCGAGTAAATCAACAACGACAAACAAGGAATGCAAAGTTATATGACAAAATTTGACAAGAATAAAGAAATCATTGACCAGAATGAGATTACAGCATTACCTGGTAATCTTTGGGTCACTAGTCTGAATCCCATTATCATTCAAACAAAACTTTacaatttatatcattttttgtttattataatttactagaaaaaaataatgtctTATGCATAAAACTACATCACAAGTATAACAAGTTTGCCCATTTTTCATACCAGTGTGCTATGTAATACCAGATAAATTGTTGCCCGGAAATTATATCACGTCCCCTGAACTTGTCGAACTGACTGCCACCAGACTATTATATGCTAGtaagtcagataatggtcactcGTGTTAAAACGTCCAAGCATTTACTGCCACCCTTGGGACAATTGCCCCTTCTCTTAAGTTATCTAAATTGACAATTCTTGTAATTCTGTGTATAAATTTGGAGACCCAGAACCTCAACCAGAGCAGTTCTGAGAAAAATTTTGCATTAATTTGATTATATGCTCAACCTGGGTGAGGGCAACACTGATCAACTTAGGCCGGATTGTCTTGATATATAGATTCGTAACTACCTGCATCGCCCACCATGAACCACATGACCTCTGATcacagaaaatatttatatagggTAACTTTCAGTTTAACCCTCTACTTGATCTCAAATAACCTTTGGCTTCAAAGAAATACATTAGGCAACCCTCCACTAGTATTAATTGGGTTTTAATCTCTATGAGTGGGATACTAACAAGCCAACGAGGAGTCCTTGAGCTATTGTTTCGACCATTCACTTGACTTGTTTCTGGCATTTCGGTAATTTAGTACCGTGTGCTGGGCTGGATCAAGTTCTCAATTTTCATATGCAATTGGATTTCGTATAAAGAGCTCGTATGCTGGAGTATGGTTTCTCTTAACAGGAGAGACATTATTACAAGATATGTGACGTTAGTATGTTAACGTATGTTGAGGTGCTGTATCATGCATGCACCAGTTTTCATGCctgttttcctttcatttccTATCTCGTATTTGAGCACAATGGGAGCGATAAAATTACTGGAAACTAAAAGGGAAACCTCAACAAAGAACACACAAAAATACAAAGAGAAAAGGAGGCATAAAAATGATGAGGCTTTGCTAACTACAGATCCAAATCACTATGGGGAGGAAAATTATTTATCCAACGGCCTTAAGGCCATATGATCTCAGACAGTTCTCCATAACAACCAATGTGCAATGGATAGGATATAAGCAAAGTCAAATTACCTATGTCTAATCCCAAATCCCCAAACCCCTAGTCTACCTCACCCaaacatcatttctttagccTCCATTCACTCCAAGAAAGTCACATTTGCAATCTTTACCTGGTCATTAAGGTCTAGGTTTCGAAACTCGGCCAGTTTCTTTGCAAATTTGGCTAATCCTTCGACTACCGCGAGCAATGATTCTGTGCAGTATTTTGCAATGTCCTTGGCTTCTGTTAGTTCCTGCATTGGTTTTGTATCTTCGATGTTTTCCTTTAACGAAAAATTATGTGAAACAGCAGTTACGTCGGTGATTTGAAGGGGGAAACTaaaaatgtatgtataaattAGAATAAGTAGCATTGATTTTCTGAGTCTGCAAAGGATGCATAATTTGTGGAAAAATTTGTATAGAAAAGGACTATCCCATCCTCATCCCCTTTTCCTACccttcccccccacccccacatacAGTTACATACTTTTAATTGCAAATCTTGCAAATTTCAGCTTTTTGTTATTTTCCTCAACCTGTTTTccaaaataagataaaacagtAAACAGCATAAAACACTAGTGTGTACAGGAATACAAATATTCTTAATgcatgtcaattttttttttttttaagtacaaGACTAAATGACATTAATACCAGTTTTACATCCATCATCTATGTTAAGACTTGGTATGTGTGTTCTTACATCAGTTTTCCGTATTGTTTAATGACAAGTGCCTTCCTTGCAAGGTCATATCTAATTCATCATGGCTAGTTGATTGATGCTCTAGCATTTTCAAAACTCTGCAAAAACTTTCCACTGATATGAACATATACCAATCAACCCCAAAAAGTTGGCATCTATAGCCCATTGTCTTAATCTGTCCATATAATCACaaatttgccaaaataaaaaaCCACTCTGTAAGATCAACAAACATGTGACTACATTGTTCTCATTTTCTCATAACAGACATGGTTACGTAGTTCTTGTCAATAATTTGTAAGTTTTGTCACTTTTAGGACACAAAGTAATTCCACTGTCAAAGTAAAAATTTGGCTTGCAGCAAGTCCCAAACAGTGCTTCTAATAGAAGAAATGGTTGTTTTATAATACTAGTACTacatgcataggcgtaggagcccaatttgatttgggggggctgtaacgacttgcccgaaaaatacaaccaaaatgTTTCACGCGCTTtacgcgcgttcaacatgttagtTTGCATATCATATTCGTGtgcatcgcatgccaataacatacaatcattttccgacatagtacccttccatattggttacaattattgggaagtcgttacaaaaataatgatcctaacaatatcaatttaatgttgtaaaacacattgcaaattatttttctttcagtaggtacccgagaaattctcagcatattgcccgaattttcacaaaaatataaattggttgggggctgcagccccagcCCCCCCTCCCGCCTCCTAAGCCTACATGTAGCCTACACAGTgatatagtattatatatagtaCTGCATGTGGCTTACACAGACTCTGTCTATTGGGAGGACGTAAACAATACTACCTCAAAAGGTTTCTCTTCCATAAGATTTCCCACTTTCATGGTGTAAATCACTTCACAGCCAACTGAATGTTCATATAACCTTTCTGTCTGGTAGGTTAAcagattttatgtttttttctgtcTCCCTTAGCTTAACAAACATCGCATATATCCCGCCTATATACTGGTATATATGCCACACTGTTGTAAACACATTGTACAATAACAGCTCAATGAGCTCTGAGTGCAGTTGAAGATTTTTGACTTATCATCAGGTGGTTGTTATTACAGATTCTGATTTGCTATTTAATATCAATAGCAGGAGTGCAAATTTAATGGAGGAAAGAATTGACTTTTGCAACTTAATAACCGTCCTTAGACTGCGAAACCCTTTCGTTTGTTCAAAGCATACTAAAGGAAAGTTATGTACCAAAATTTAATGAACTGAATATTACGTGGT
Above is a genomic segment from Apostichopus japonicus isolate 1M-3 chromosome 5, ASM3797524v1, whole genome shotgun sequence containing:
- the LOC139967949 gene encoding peroxisome proliferator-activated receptor alpha-like isoform X2, giving the protein MSDGIKMDVLHTLEKNFSAQLHATEDIPFPQSSVTAIKVSTVPEWSNNSKYPDHIDLPMKCRVCGDKASGFHYGVHSCEGCKGFFRRTYRMKLTYKPCPYLQTEPCKINVTTRNKCQYCRFQKCLMVGMSHDASRFGRMPREERIRLLEEIREEENDATEEDKHRAELRELTDRVHEAFSDIFKEKFTLLPHAKSTYRVKTEDGQENIEDTKPMQELTEAKDIAKYCTESLLAVVEGLAKFAKKLAEFRNLDLNDQVCLLRDAAFEIAMIATSSRYIADAMWFPLEGVYIKKQIMQDLDLVYLKDKVKFFEKIKKLNINERELALFSVLALAAPDRDDLAERGKVEKFQEVILEALEQELRQTHANHRILLPRLLHLLVDLRQLVLEHIQQVQKFMLMDDPQYPGPPPLLKEIYGL
- the LOC139967949 gene encoding peroxisome proliferator-activated receptor alpha-like isoform X1 translates to MSVDSFTDGIKMDVLHTLEKNFSAQLHATEDIPFPQSSVTAIKVSTVPEWSNNSKYPDHIDLPMKCRVCGDKASGFHYGVHSCEGCKGFFRRTYRMKLTYKPCPYLQTEPCKINVTTRNKCQYCRFQKCLMVGMSHDASRFGRMPREERIRLLEEIREEENDATEEDKHRAELRELTDRVHEAFSDIFKEKFTLLPHAKSTYRVKTEDGQENIEDTKPMQELTEAKDIAKYCTESLLAVVEGLAKFAKKLAEFRNLDLNDQVCLLRDAAFEIAMIATSSRYIADAMWFPLEGVYIKKQIMQDLDLVYLKDKVKFFEKIKKLNINERELALFSVLALAAPDRDDLAERGKVEKFQEVILEALEQELRQTHANHRILLPRLLHLLVDLRQLVLEHIQQVQKFMLMDDPQYPGPPPLLKEIYGL
- the LOC139967949 gene encoding peroxisome proliferator-activated receptor alpha-like isoform X3; protein product: MSGSNNSKYPDHIDLPMKCRVCGDKASGFHYGVHSCEGCKGFFRRTYRMKLTYKPCPYLQTEPCKINVTTRNKCQYCRFQKCLMVGMSHDASRFGRMPREERIRLLEEIREEENDATEEDKHRAELRELTDRVHEAFSDIFKEKFTLLPHAKSTYRVKTEDGQENIEDTKPMQELTEAKDIAKYCTESLLAVVEGLAKFAKKLAEFRNLDLNDQVCLLRDAAFEIAMIATSSRYIADAMWFPLEGVYIKKQIMQDLDLVYLKDKVKFFEKIKKLNINERELALFSVLALAAPDRDDLAERGKVEKFQEVILEALEQELRQTHANHRILLPRLLHLLVDLRQLVLEHIQQVQKFMLMDDPQYPGPPPLLKEIYGL